A single region of the Glycine max cultivar Williams 82 chromosome 20, Glycine_max_v4.0, whole genome shotgun sequence genome encodes:
- the LOC100813983 gene encoding probable indole-3-pyruvate monooxygenase YUCCA7 has translation MHDICLNMPPMVQTFDPEDLFTRRCIWVNGPVIVGAGPSGLAVAACLKDQGVPFIILERANCIASLWQNRTYDRLKLHLPKQFCQLPNVPFPEDFPEYPTKFQFISYLESYAKHFSIAPQFNETVQSAKYDETFGLWRIKTIRKIKKLGGLSSGGCAECEVEYICRSLVVATGENSEKVVPEFEGLGEFGGHVMHACDYKSGEGYGGQKVLVVGCGNSGMEVSLDLCNHNANPSLVVRSSVHVLPREVFGKSTFELAVTLMKRFPLWIVDKILLILARLILGNVEKYGLKRPSVGPLELKHTAGKTPVLDIGALEKIRSGKIKVVPGIRRFLPGKVELVDGQVLQIDSVVLATGYHSNVPSWLKEDDFFTNDGTPRNPFPNGWRGKGGLYAVGFTRRGLSGASLDAINVAHDIVKSWKEETKQKRKTVAARHRRCISHF, from the exons atgcatgaCATATGTCTGAACATGCCACCAATGGTTCAAACCTTCGACCCAGAGGACCTCTTCACAAGGCGCTGCATATGGGTGAACGGACCCGTGATAGTAGGTGCTGGCCCTTCAGGTCTTGCAGTGGCAGCATGCCTCAAAGACCAAGGTGTTCCCTTCATAATCCTCGAGAGAGCAAACTGCATTGCCTCTCTCTGGCAAAACCGCACCTACGATCGCCTCAAGCTTCATCTCCCAAAACAGTTTTGCCAGCTACCAAACGTCCCTTTCCCTGAGGACTTCCCTGAATACCCCACAAAGTTTCAGTTCATAAGCTACCttgaaagctatgccaagcacTTCAGCATAGCCCCACAGTTCAATGAAACAGTGCAGTCTGCAAAGTACGATGAGACCTTTGGCCTGTGGAGGATCAAGACCATCAGGAAGATCAAGAAATTAGGAGGACTCTCTTCAGGTGGTTGTGCTGAGTGTGAGGTTGAGTACATTTGCAGGTCGCTTGTGGTCGCCACCGGGGAAAACTCGGAGAAAGTGGTGCCTGAGTTTGAAGGGTTGGGAGAGTTTGGTGGCCATGTTATGCATGCCTGTGATTATAAATCTGGGGAAGGTTATGGTGGACAAAAAGTGCTTGTTGTTGGGTGTGGAAATTCAGGCATGGAGGTCTCACTTGATCTTTGTAACCACAATGCTAACCCATCATTGGTTGTTAGAAGCTCA GTTCATGTGTTGCCAAGAGAAGTTTTTGGGAAATCTACCTTTGAGCTTGCTGTGACGTTGATGAAACGGTTTCCTCTTTGGATAGTTGATAAGATATTGCTGATTCTGGCACGTTTGATTTTGGGGAATGTTGAAAAGTATGGTCTCAAAAGGCCCTCAGTGGGTCCTTTGGAACTCAAGCACACTGCAGGGAAGACCCCTGTGTTGGACATTGGGGCCCTTGAGAAAATTAGATCTGGCAAAATCAAAGTGGTTCCTGGAATCAGAAGGTTCTTGCCAGGGAAAGTTGAACTTGTTGATGGCCAAGTTCTTCAGATTGATTCTGTAGTTCTTGCCACTGGGTATCACAGCAATGTACCATCATGGTTGAAG GAGGATGATTTTTTTACCAATGATGGAACTCCAAGAAACCCATTTCCAAATGGGTGGAGAGGCAAAGGTGGTCTTTATGCTGTTGGGTTCACAAGGAGAGGCCTCTCCGGTGCATCTTTGGATGCAATTAATGTGGCTCATGACATTGTCAAGAGTTGGAAAGAGGAAACCAAACAGAAGAGGAAAACAGTGGCTGCACGCCACAGGAGATGCATATCACACTTCTAA